In a genomic window of Ardenticatenales bacterium:
- a CDS encoding SOS response-associated peptidase, which produces MCGRFTLAAATEDVAAQFALAEMPPLAPRYNIAPTQPVAVVRVAANGQRELTYLHWGLIPSWAKDPGMGARMINARAETVAEKPSFRAAFRYRRCLVPASGFYEWRKLNGKKQPMYIMARDGGVWGIAGIWERWIASDGSEVESCAILTTEPNELLRPIHNRMPLIIPPEQYTAWLDPHSQRPDMVQPLLQPYPAANMSAYPVSTLVNSPFNDSPDCIQIV; this is translated from the coding sequence ATGTGTGGACGATTTACCCTGGCCGCGGCCACGGAAGATGTGGCGGCTCAGTTTGCGTTGGCGGAAATGCCGCCATTAGCGCCCCGCTACAACATCGCGCCCACGCAGCCCGTCGCCGTGGTCCGCGTCGCGGCCAATGGACAACGGGAACTCACGTATCTCCATTGGGGCCTGATTCCTTCCTGGGCGAAAGACCCTGGCATGGGAGCGCGCATGATCAACGCCCGTGCGGAAACGGTCGCGGAAAAACCTTCCTTCCGCGCCGCATTCAGGTACCGACGCTGCCTGGTGCCGGCATCAGGTTTCTACGAGTGGCGGAAGTTGAACGGGAAGAAGCAGCCGATGTACATTATGGCACGGGATGGGGGTGTGTGGGGAATTGCCGGCATTTGGGAACGCTGGATCGCTTCTGACGGCTCCGAAGTCGAATCCTGCGCCATCCTCACCACCGAACCCAACGAACTACTGCGCCCCATCCACAACCGAATGCCCCTCATCATCCCCCCGGAGCAATACACCGCCTGGCTCGACCCCCACAGCCAGCGCCCCGACATGGTGCAGCCCCTGTTGCAACCCTACCCCGCCGCAAACATGAGCGCCTACCCCGTCAGCACCCTCGTCAACAGCCCCTTCAACGACTCGCCCGACTGCATACAAATCGTGTAA